In Planctomycetota bacterium, the genomic stretch TTTCGGGCTCCGGCGACGTGACCGAGGGGGACGACGCCACACGCAAGAAGGCTGAGGAGGCCCTCAAGGCGTCGGGGCTCAGGGATTACGCTGCGCTGCTCGGCGGCCTGGGGCAGCCGCCCGGCGGCCCTGCCCTGTCCGAACGCGCCGCTGCCGACTGGTTGCGGGGGACGCAGCGCTGGTGCGGGCCGTGGCCGATGGGGCTGGTGGCGTCGGAAGGCGCGGAGGCCCTGGCCATCGTCTATCCCTTTGGCGCGCCCGGCGAGGTGTACCACCGCTTCGAGGCATCCATCAGCCTGCCTGTGCCGACGTTCCAGGGACGCCTCTTCCTCGACGCCTTCGTCAGCTCCAGGGCGATAGGTGAGCCGGCCCCGCGTGTCCGCCTCCTCCAACTGTGGGCAGGCGATCGCCTGCTATGGGAACAAGACGCAGCCGAACCGCACACGGGTTGGCTCTCGTTGGACATCACGGACACCGCGAGGGCAGGGGAGCGCCTCGATCTGCGGTTCCGCGTGGTGAATCGGAGGGGGGTACGAAGATTCGAGCTGAACGCATTCCTGGGGCCTGTGAGGCTACGAGCGCTTGCCCCCCGCGAGCAAAAATGAGATAATCACGCTCGGAAGGCTGTTGCACTGGTTACCTCCCCGGCACAAGCTCAAACTCCATCCACCCCGTCGAGGTCCGGGATAGGAGGGTGATCATGCGCGCGAAGGGGGTCTGGTGTCTGACAGTGGCTGCCTTGCTCGGCCTGGGCGGGCGCGTGTGGGCCGACGAGTGGCGCGGCTGGCGCGGGCTGGAGGCGCAAGGCAAGAGCCGGTCCGACAACGGCCCCACGGCCTGGTCCCCCGACCAGAACGTTGTGTGGAAGACTCCCATCCCGGGCCGCGGACACTCATCGCCAGTGGTCACCCGCGACAGCGTGTTCGCCACCACGGGGTACCCGGCGGAAGCCGTGCCGCTCGTGAAGCGGGCGGGGATCGGCCTCGTTCTCGCCGCCTTCGCGGCTCTGGCCGCTTTGGCAGTGGCGTTCCTGGTGCGAAGCTGCTGGCCCGGGTCATCCCCCTCCTGGCGGGAGTTCCTGGGCACTCTGGTCCTGTGCGTGCTGTTGGGGGTAGTGGCGCACTTCGTGTTCGTAAGCTATGTGTTCCTGCCGGCGGGCGAGACGGGCCATAGCTTCCGCCAGGCTCGATGGCAGCTCTCCTCCGTCGTCGTCTGTCTCGGCCTGATGATCGCGGCGTCGCGCTTCTCGCCCCGGTCGCGGCCGCGGGTTGCCCTCGGCGCAGGGGCTCTCCTCTTCGCGGTCCTGGCCTTGATGGGCCGGCCCGACCAGGACTACTACCGGCCGATGGGCGGGAGCGAATTCGGGGGGCTGATCGCCGCCGTCCCCGCCCTGGTCCTGGCCGTAGGGGTGACTCTTCTGCTTCGCGCCCTCCTGGCGCGGCCGAGCACGGAGTCGTCACCGCCGCCGCAGGGGAGAACAGTGTCCGTGCCTCTCGCCCTGGTGCGTCTTGGCCTGGTGGGCGCGGTGTCGCTCGTGGCTCTCGCGGGACTCAGGCTGCACGTGCCGCAGGTGGCCATGAAGATAGCGCGCCACATGGCCGTGACGACCCCGGGCACCATGTCGGCCTTTGCGTGGCCGAACATCGTGCTCCCGATTCCTCTTGTGGCAGGCGCCCTGTGGCTTGTGGCCGAGGTGGCGGGCCTCTGGCCCAGGCGGGTGCGTCTGGGCAGGCTCTTCGCGGCTGGTATCCTGTGTGCGGCGGCGCTTCTGCTGATCGAGCGGAACTGGCTGGGGACTCGCCGCGAGTTCACCCGAGCTATCGTGTGCCTGGATCGGGCCAGCGGCAGGATGAAGTGGGTGCGCCCGTGCGCACCCGGCCCTGAGTTCGGCACGCACCCGATGAACTCCCAGGCCACGCCCACCCCTGCGGTGGACGATGAGCGAGTGTATGCCTACTTTGGCTCGCACGGCCTCGTGTGCGCCGACTTCTCAGGCAAGATCCTGTGGACAAACAAGGAACTGCCCTTCGAGGGCGACATTCATGGCGTCGGGGCCTCCCCGATCCTGGCCGAGGGCCGGATCGTGATCGACTCGGGGCAACCCAACGCCCCTTATTTGGCAGCAGTGGATTCTGCGAGCGGGAAGACGTTGTGGAAAACGCCACGACCCAGTGTCGCGCCTAACCACGGCGAGCACCGGCCCCCGACCCTTGCGTCGGTGGACGGCCGGAAAGTGATCATCATCTGGGGCTGGTATGAATTGCGCGCCTACGACTTCGACTCGGGCAAGGAGCTCTGCTGCTACCCCATCGAGCGCAAAGCGGGGTGCGAGATTGTCGCCAGCCTGCTGGTGGACGGCGACACGCTCTACCTCCCCCAGGTTTTCACGTTCCGAGCCCTGAGCCTCACCAAGCTCCTCAAGGGGGAAGACCCCCTCGTGTGGACCGCCGATCTGAATGGCAGAGGCCCCAACACCTCGTCGCCCGTGCTGGCGAAGGGCCTGTTGTTCATGGTCTCCGACACCAAGGGCCACGTGACCTGTCTGGATGCGAAGACCGGCGCCCTCGTCTGGTAGGAGAAGCTGCCGGCAGTGAATAGCCTGGCATCGCTCATCGCGATCGGCGACAACATCTACGTCCCGCACGTCTCGGGGGTCACCCATGTGCTGCGCGCCGGTCGCACATTCCAGATCGTCTCTGAGAACGACCTGAAGGAGCAGATTTACGCCACGCCGGCTCCCGTGGACGGCCGATTGCTCCTACGCACGGTCAGACACATGTGGTGTATCGGCGGCTGAGAGGTCCCCCCGGCACACGCAACCTGCGGAGAGTCGCATGTATCGCGGACGGCAGATTGGCGTGGTGGTGCCCGCCTACAACGAAGAGACCCTGATCGGCCGCGTGCTCGAGACGATGCCGGCCTTCGTGGACCGTATCTACGTGGTGGACGACGCGAGCCACGACCAGACCGCCTCTCGCGTAGCCGAGTACGCTGCGCGGGAGCCAGGCCGCATCGTGCTCCTCCGCCATGAAAGCAATCAGGGCGTCGGCGCGGCCATTGTCACCGGCTACCGCCGAGCCGTCGAGGACGGGATCGAGATCGCTGCCGTGATGGCTGGTGACGCGCAGATGGCCCCCGCCGACCTGCCCGCCATGCTCGACCCCCTGGTGGACGGAGCGGCCGACTACGTGAAGGGCAACCGCCTCTTCACCGGCGAGGCCTGGAAGAAGATCCCCCGCACCCGCTACCTCGGCAATGCGTTCCTCTCCCTCTTGACCAAAGTCGCATCGGGCTACTGGAACGTGGCCGACAGCCAGACCGGCTACACGGCCGTCAGCCGACAGGTCCTCACCGCCCTGCCGCTGGACAAGCTCTATCGCCGCTACGGCTACCCCAACCACCTGCTGGTCATGCTCAACGTCTACAACTTTCGCGTGGCCGATGTGCCGGTCACGCCTGTTTACAACATCGGTGAGAAGAGCGGCATCCGCCTTCGCAGCGTCATCCCGCGCATGTCGTGGCTCCTGCTCAAGTGCTTCCTGTGGCGGATGAAGGAGAAGTACATCATCCGCGACTTCCATCCGCTGATCTTCTTCTACGCTGTGGGAGCCCTGCTTCTCGCCGCTTGCCTGGCGCTCGGCGCGCGGCTCCTCGTCCACTGGAGCACCTACGGCGTCATCCCCAAGACCAATGCCTTGGCCGCCATGACGCTCTTTATCTCCGGCATCCAGTTCCTGCTGTTCGCCATGTGGTTCGACATGGACCACAACAAGCCGCTGAACCGTCCGACAGCGGCCCCCGGCACGCGCCGCGATGGCTCCGCCGCGCCGCCCCCGCGCGGCTCGTGAGGCCCACATGCGCATCCTGGTGGACATCAGCCATCCGGCCCACGTGCACCTCTTCCGCAACGCGATTCGCATCTGGCGGGACCGCGGCGACCAGGTGCTCACCACGGCCAGAGAGAAGGAGGTCGTCACCGCGTTGTTGGCCCGTTACGGCATCCCCTTCGAGACCCTCACGCGCCAGCGGCGCGGGCTTTTTGGCCTGGGCCTGGAACTGATCCAGCGCGACTGGCGCCTCTGGCGCCGAGCGCGGCGTTTTCGCCCGCAGTTCCTCATCGGAACGTCGCCCTCGGCCGCCCACGTCTCGCGCCTCGTCCATGGCACGTCCATTTTCTTCAACGACGACGACCGCAAGGCTGTGCCGCTCGTCTCGGCGCTGGCTCACCCCTTCGCACACTGGATCTGCACGCCGGACGCGATCCAAGAGGACTATGGCCCCAAGCACATCAAGCACCCGAGCTATCACAAGCTGGCCTACCTGCACCCCAGCCGCTTCACACCCGACCCGCGGGTGCGCGCCGAGCTGGGCGTGGGCGAGGGCGAGCGGTACTTCCTGCTGCGCTTCGTGAGCCTGGAAGCCCACCATGACGCCAAGGCCCGGGGCCTCCCGGCAGTCACCAAGCTCCAGTTGCTCGAGCTGCTTGCGCGCTATGGGCGCGTCTTCGTCAGCTCCGAGGCGCCCCTCACGTCTCCCTTCGACGCGCACAGGCTGCCCGTGCCCCCGGACCGGTTCCACGACGTCCTCGCCTTCGCCGATCTCGTCGTCTGCGACAGCCAGACCGTAGCGTGCGAGGCCGCCGTCCTGGGCACGCCGAGCCTGCGCTGCAACACGTTTGTCGGCCACCTCAGCTACCTCGAGGAACTCGAGCACCGCTACGGCCTCACGCGCGGCTTCCGGCCCGAGCAGGCCGGCGACCTCTTCCGCCTCGCCGCGGAATGGGCGGCCGATGCAAAGCGGCGCGCGGCCTTCGCCGAGCGCCGCCAGCGCATGCTCGCCGACAAATGCGACCTCACGGACTGGATGGTCCGCTTCATAGACGGCCTCGCCCACGGCCAACGGCCCCGGAGAACCGCGTGACGCACCACGGGGAGAACTCGCCTGGAATCCGTGCCGTGATCGTGGTGGGGGCGCGCCCGAACTTCATGAAGGCCGCGCCGATCCTGCACGCCATGGCAGCGCGCGGCGGCTTCCGCCCCCGGCTCGTCCACACCGGCCAGCACTACGACGAGCGGATGAGCGACGTGTTCTTCCGCGAGCTCGAGATGCCCGCTCCCGACGTCAATCTCGGCGTCGGCTCGGGCAGCCACGGGGCTCAGACCGCCGAGATCATGATACGCTTCGAGCCCGTGCTCGCCGAGTCGCGGCCCGATATCGTGCTGGTCGTCGGCGACGTGAACTCCACCGTGGCCTGTTCGCTCGTGGCGGTGAAGCTCGGAATCAAGGTGGGCCACGTCGAGGCCGGATTGCGCAGCGGCGACCGCTCGATGCCCGAGGAACTCAACCGCATCGTCACCGACGCCGTCTCGGACCTGCTGTTCACCACCGAGGCGGGCGCCCGCGCGAACCTGCTGCGCGAGGGGCGGCCGGCCGGGGCCATCCACTTCGTCGGCAACACGATGATTGACACCCTGCTCCGCTGCCGTGCGCGGGCCGAACGCTCGCCCATCCTTGAGCGGCTGGGCCTCGGCGCCGACCCGCGCCCCTACGCCGTGCTCACCCTGCATCGTCCCAGCACCGTGGACGAGCCGCGGATGCTCGAGGCCGTGCTCGACGCCCTGCACGAGGTGGCGCGCACACTCCCCATCATCTTCCCCATCCACCCGCGCACCGCCCGGCAGCTCGGGGCCGCCGGGCTCGGCGCGCGGCTCCTCCCGCTCGCCCCAGGCCAGGCGGCCGGCCCGGTTGGGCTGCACGCCGTGCCGCCCCTGGGGTACCTGGACTTCCTGAAGCTGATGTCGAACGCGCGGCTGGTGCTGACTGATTCTGGCGGCATCCAGGAGGAGACGACGATCCTGGGCGTGCCGTGCCTCACGCTGCGCGAC encodes the following:
- a CDS encoding PQQ-binding-like beta-propeller repeat protein; the protein is MRAKGVWCLTVAALLGLGGRVWADEWRGWRGLEAQGKSRSDNGPTAWSPDQNVVWKTPIPGRGHSSPVVTRDSVFATTGYPAEAVPLVKRAGIGLVLAAFAALAALAVAFLVRSCWPGSSPSWREFLGTLVLCVLLGVVAHFVFVSYVFLPAGETGHSFRQARWQLSSVVVCLGLMIAASRFSPRSRPRVALGAGALLFAVLALMGRPDQDYYRPMGGSEFGGLIAAVPALVLAVGVTLLLRALLARPSTESSPPPQGRTVSVPLALVRLGLVGAVSLVALAGLRLHVPQVAMKIARHMAVTTPGTMSAFAWPNIVLPIPLVAGALWLVAEVAGLWPRRVRLGRLFAAGILCAAALLLIERNWLGTRREFTRAIVCLDRASGRMKWVRPCAPGPEFGTHPMNSQATPTPAVDDERVYAYFGSHGLVCADFSGKILWTNKELPFEGDIHGVGASPILAEGRIVIDSGQPNAPYLAAVDSASGKTLWKTPRPSVAPNHGEHRPPTLASVDGRKVIIIWGWYELRAYDFDSGKELCCYPIERKAGCEIVASLLVDGDTLYLPQVFTFRALSLTKLLKGEDPLVWTADLNGRGPNTSSPVLAKGLLFMVSDTKGHVTCLDAKTGALVW
- the wecB gene encoding UDP-N-acetylglucosamine 2-epimerase (non-hydrolyzing); this encodes MTHHGENSPGIRAVIVVGARPNFMKAAPILHAMAARGGFRPRLVHTGQHYDERMSDVFFRELEMPAPDVNLGVGSGSHGAQTAEIMIRFEPVLAESRPDIVLVVGDVNSTVACSLVAVKLGIKVGHVEAGLRSGDRSMPEELNRIVTDAVSDLLFTTEAGARANLLREGRPAGAIHFVGNTMIDTLLRCRARAERSPILERLGLGADPRPYAVLTLHRPSTVDEPRMLEAVLDALHEVARTLPIIFPIHPRTARQLGAAGLGARLLPLAPGQAAGPVGLHAVPPLGYLDFLKLMSNARLVLTDSGGIQEETTILGVPCLTLRDNTERPATIEHGTNVLVGRDPARIIAESRRALARPPGPPAAPPLWDGRAAERIVDVLATTL
- a CDS encoding glycosyltransferase family 2 protein, whose protein sequence is MYRGRQIGVVVPAYNEETLIGRVLETMPAFVDRIYVVDDASHDQTASRVAEYAAREPGRIVLLRHESNQGVGAAIVTGYRRAVEDGIEIAAVMAGDAQMAPADLPAMLDPLVDGAADYVKGNRLFTGEAWKKIPRTRYLGNAFLSLLTKVASGYWNVADSQTGYTAVSRQVLTALPLDKLYRRYGYPNHLLVMLNVYNFRVADVPVTPVYNIGEKSGIRLRSVIPRMSWLLLKCFLWRMKEKYIIRDFHPLIFFYAVGALLLAACLALGARLLVHWSTYGVIPKTNALAAMTLFISGIQFLLFAMWFDMDHNKPLNRPTAAPGTRRDGSAAPPPRGS